From a region of the Colius striatus isolate bColStr4 chromosome 22, bColStr4.1.hap1, whole genome shotgun sequence genome:
- the BRPF3 gene encoding bromodomain and PHD finger-containing protein 3 isoform X2: MPELGLRSAAMRKPRRRSQQNWEGRRSPSPYSLKCSPSRETLTYAQAQRIVEVDIDGRLHRISIYDPLKIITEDELTAQDITECNSNKENSEQPLFPSKSKKTPSKGKKKESCSKHAPGTSLHLPQPNFRVVDSFSQPDAPPLPAAYYRYIEKPPEDLDVEVEYDMDEEDLAWLEMVNEKRRDDGYGTVSADTFELLVDRLEKESYLESRNNGAQQSLIDEDAFCCVCMDDECHNSNVILFCDICNLAVHQECYGVPYIPEGQWLCRCCLQSPSRPVDCVLCPNKGGAFKQTSDGRWAHVVCAIWIPEVCFANTVFLEPIEGINNIPPARWKLTCYICKKKGMGAAIQCHKVNCYTAFHVTCAQRAGLFMKIEPMRETSINGTTFTVRKTAYCESHSPPGTVRKGAAAAGGERHEHTVKEEGEEEANSGPPKGSLKKNQVKLKQKIKKEPGDVTNGHSSAPMVTVTQIPSYRLNKICSGLSLQRKNQFMQRLHNYWLLKRQARNGVPLIRRLHSHLQSQRSAEQKEQDEKTSAVKEELKYWQKLRHDLERARLLIELIRKREKLKREQVKVQQAALELQLTPFNVLLRTTLDLLQEKDAAQIFAEPVNLNEVPDYLEFISNPMDFSTMRRKLESHLYRTLDEFEEDFNLIVTNCMRYNAKDTIFHRAAARLRDLGGAILRHARRQAESIGFDTAVGIHLPESPKTQDFYRFSWEDVDNILLPENRAHLSLEAQLKELLEKLDMVSSMRSSGARTRRIRLLRREINSVRQKLSQQQSKTLPNGEPVPGEEGLDKTSREGDEEGEKADDAKSRHPPTLEPTGPAPSLSDLDSLQDPPTLRPISDSKSLNQLQKRVMSDRELFEKKALQRESEAFQRLLSDNGLNGLALPPTEPPASPPLSGVGRRTSVLFRKAKNGVKLQRGLECSLENGEEHGQRGQRSPSRPDGERQGRKRPQSRSCNESDGERSPRQAGQKGVTNGFTKHTESGSDSECSSGLGAGLGFEACSGLMPPKRSRGKPALSRVPFLEGVNGDSDYSSSGRALLMSFESQAELEPLELVWAKCRGYPSYPALIIDPKMPREGLLHNGVPIPVPPMDVLKLGEQRQTEAGEKLFLVLFFDNKRTWQWLPRDKVYPLGVDDTVDKLKMMEGRKTNIRKSVQVAYDRAMIHMSRVRGDHPFLTASYL; encoded by the exons ATGCCTGAACTA GGTCTCCGGAGCGCAGCCATGAGGAAGCCTCGGAGGAGGTCCCAGCAGAACTGGGAGGGGAGACGTTCCCCCTCTCCCTACAGCCTCAAGTGCTCTCCCAGCCGGGAGACGCTGACGTACGCCCAGGCCCAGCGCATCGTGGAGGTTGATATCGACGGGCGGCTGCACCGCATCAGCATCTACGACCCCTTGAAGATCATCACGGAGGACGAGCTGACTGCCCAGGACATCACAGAGTGCAACAGCAACAAGGAAAACAGTGAGCAGCCCCTTTTCCCTTCCAAATCCAAGAAAACACCTTCCAAAGGCAAGAAGAAGGAATCCTGCTCCAAACACGCGCCAGGGACATCTTTACACTTACCCCAACCCAACTTCCGCGTGGTGGATTCCTTCAGCCAGCCGGAtgctccccctctccccgcCGCCTACTACCGCTACATCGAGAAGCCTCCCGAGGACCTGGATGTGGAGGTGGAGTATGACATGGATGAGGAGGATCTGGCCTGGCTGGAAATGGTCAATGAGAAGAGAAGGGACGACGGTTACGGGACGGTTTCTGCTGACACTTTTGAGCTGCTGGTGGATCGATTGGAAAAGGAATCGTACCTGGAGAGCCGGAACAACGGGGCTCAGCAGTCCCTCATCGATGAGGACGCCTTCTGCTGCGTCTGCATGGACGACGAGTGTCACAACAGCAATGTCATCCTGTTCTGTGACATCTGCAACCTGGCTGTGCACCAGGAGTGTTACGGTGTGCCCTACATCCCCGAGGGCCAGTGGCTCTGCCGCTGCTGCTTGCAGTCCCCTTCTCGCCCTGTGGATTGTGTCCTTTGCCCTAACAAAGGTGGAGCCTTCAAACAGACCAGCGATGGCCGCTGGGCTCACGTGGTCTGTGCCATCTGGATCCCAGAGGTCTGCTTTGCAAACACTGTGTTCCTGGAGCCCATTGAAGGGATAAACAACATCCCCCCGGCTCGGTGGAAGCTCACGTGCTATATCTGCAAGAAGAAAGGCATGGGAGCTGCCATCCAGTGCCACAAGGTAAACTGTTACACTGCCTTCCACGTCACCTGTGCCCAGCGGGCTGGGCTCTTCATGAAGATCGAACCCATGAGGGAGACCAGCATCAACGGCACGACGTTCACCGTGCGCAAGACTGCCTACTGCGAGAGCCATTCCCCGCCCGGCACGgtgaggaaaggggctgcagctgctgggggtgagAGGCACGAGCACACCgtgaaggaggagggagaggaggaagccaATTCTGGCCCTCCCAAAGGATCTCTGAAAAAGAACCAAGTGAAATTGAAGCAAAAGATCAAAAAGGAGCCTGGTGATGTGACCAATGGGCATTCGTCTGCACCCATGGTGACCGTCACACAGATCCCCTCCTACAG GCTGAACAAAATCTGCAGTGGCCTGTCCCTTCAGAGGAAGAACCAGTTCATGCAGAGGCTCCACAACTACTGGCTGCTGAAGCGGCAGGCGAGGAACGGGGTGCCCCTGATCCGGCGCCTGCACTCGCACCTCCAGTCCCAGAGGAGTGCAGAGCAG AAGGAGCAGGATGAGAAGACCAGTGCAGTGAAGGAAGAGCTGaagtattggcagaagctgcggCACGACCTGGAGCGCGCGCGGCTGCTCATCGAGCTCATCCGGAAGCGGGAGAAACTCAAACGGGAGCAG GTGAAGGTTCAGCAGGCTGCTCTGGAGCTCCAGCTCACCCCTTTCAATGTCTTGCTGCGCACAACGCTGGACCTGCTGCAGGAGAAGGATGCAGCTCAGATCTTTGCAGAGCCCGTTAACCTGAATGAG GTTCCAGATTACCTGGAATTCATTTCCAACCCAATGGATTTTTCCACCATGAGGCGGAAGCTGGAGTCCCACCTGTACCGAACGTTGGATGAGTTTGAGGAAGACTTTAACCTTATAGTTACCAACTGCATGAGGTATAATGCTAAAGACACGATTTTCCACCGAGCAGCTGCCCGGCTCCGGGACCTCGGGGGAGCGATTTTGCGTCACGCGCGGCGTCAGGCTGAAAGCATCGGCTTTGACACTGCTGTGGGGATTCACCTGCCTGAGTCACCCAAAACCCAGGACTTTTACCGCTTTTCTTGGGAGGATG TGGATAACATCCTCCTCCCAGAGAACCGGGCCCACCTCTCCTTGGAGGcccagctgaaggagctgctggagaagctggaCATGGTGAGCTCCATGAGGTCCAGCGGCGCCCGGACGCGCCGCATCCGCCTCCTGAGACGGGAGATCAACTCCGTGCGGCAGAAgctgtcccagcagcagagcaagaCCCTGCCCAAcggggagcctgtgccaggggaagagGGGCTGGATAAAACGTCAAGGGAAGGCGATGAGGAAGGGGAGAAAG CAGATGATGCCAAGTCCCGGCACCCTCCAACCCTGGAGCCCACAGGACCCGCCCCCTCCCTGTCAGACCTGGACTCTCTGCAGGACCCTCCAACGCTCAGACCCATCAGTGACAGCAAGTCCTTGAACCAGCTGCAGAAGAGGGTGATGTCAGACAGGGAGCTGTTTGAGAAGAAGGCCCTGCAGCGGGAGAGCGAAGCCTTCCAGCGCCTGCTGAGCGACAACGGCCTCAACGGCCTGGCCCTGCCGCCCACGGAGCCCCCCGCCAGCCCCCCGCTCAGCGGCGTGGGCCGACGGACCTCTGTGCTCTTTAGAAAGGCCAAGAATGGGGTGAAGCTGCAAAGAGGCCTGGAGTGCTCCCTGGAGAACGGGGAGGAGCATGGGCAGAGAGGGCAGCGATCCCCCTCCCGCCCTGACGGGGAGCGACAAGGTCGGAAGCGGCcgcagagcaggagctgcaacGAGAGCGATGGAGAGAGGTCACCCAGGCAGGCAGGACAGAAAG gaGTGACTAATGGCTTCACAAAGCACACAGAAAGTGGCTCTGACTCCGAGTGCAGCTCTGGCCTGGGTGCTGGCCTGGGGTTTGAAGCCTGCAG TGGGTTGATGCCTCCCAAGCGAAGCCGAGGGAAACCAGCTCTTTCCCGGGTGCCCTTCTTGGAAGGTGTGAATGGAGACTCTGATTACAGCAGCTCAG GCAGAGCTCTCCTGATGTCCTTTGAGAGTCAGGCTGAGCTGGAGCCCTTGGAGCTCGTGTGGGCCAAGTGCCGTGGCTATCCCTCCTACCCTGCCTTG ATCATCGATCCAAAGATGCCACGTGAGGGTTTGCTCCAcaatggagtccccatcccagTGCCACCCATGGATGTGTTGAAACTGGGGGAGCAGAGGCAGACAGAGGCAGGAGAAAAGCTCTTCCTTGTCCTTTTCTTTGACAACAAGAGAACCTG GCAGTGGCTTCCACGTGACAAGGTCTATCCCCTGGGTGTGGATGACACAGTGGACAAGCTGAAGATGATGGAAGGACGAAAAACCAACATCCGCAAGTCGGTGCAGGTGGCGTACGACCGCGCCATGATCCACATGAGCCGGGTCAGGGGGGATCACCCCTTCCTCACGGCCTCCTACCTGTAA
- the BRPF3 gene encoding bromodomain and PHD finger-containing protein 3 isoform X5, with protein MRKPRRRSQQNWEGRRSPSPYSLKCSPSRETLTYAQAQRIVEVDIDGRLHRISIYDPLKIITEDELTAQDITECNSNKENSEQPLFPSKSKKTPSKGKKKESCSKHAPGTSLHLPQPNFRVVDSFSQPDAPPLPAAYYRYIEKPPEDLDVEVEYDMDEEDLAWLEMVNEKRRDDGYGTVSADTFELLVDRLEKESYLESRNNGAQQSLIDEDAFCCVCMDDECHNSNVILFCDICNLAVHQECYGVPYIPEGQWLCRCCLQSPSRPVDCVLCPNKGGAFKQTSDGRWAHVVCAIWIPEVCFANTVFLEPIEGINNIPPARWKLTCYICKKKGMGAAIQCHKVNCYTAFHVTCAQRAGLFMKIEPMRETSINGTTFTVRKTAYCESHSPPGTVRKGAAAAGGERHEHTVKEEGEEEANSGPPKGSLKKNQVKLKQKIKKEPGDVTNGHSSAPMVTVTQIPSYRLNKICSGLSLQRKNQFMQRLHNYWLLKRQARNGVPLIRRLHSHLQSQRSAEQKEQDEKTSAVKEELKYWQKLRHDLERARLLIELIRKREKLKREQVKVQQAALELQLTPFNVLLRTTLDLLQEKDAAQIFAEPVNLNEVPDYLEFISNPMDFSTMRRKLESHLYRTLDEFEEDFNLIVTNCMRYNAKDTIFHRAAARLRDLGGAILRHARRQAESIGFDTAVGIHLPESPKTQDFYRFSWEDVDNILLPENRAHLSLEAQLKELLEKLDMVSSMRSSGARTRRIRLLRREINSVRQKLSQQQSKTLPNGEPVPGEEGLDKTSREGDEEGEKADDAKSRHPPTLEPTGPAPSLSDLDSLQDPPTLRPISDSKSLNQLQKRVMSDRELFEKKALQRESEAFQRLLSDNGLNGLALPPTEPPASPPLSGVGRRTSVLFRKAKNGVKLQRGLECSLENGEEHGQRGQRSPSRPDGERQGRKRPQSRSCNESDGERSPRQAGQKAGVTNGFTKHTESGSDSECSSGLGAGLGFEACSGLMPPKRSRGKPALSRVPFLEGVNGDSDYSSSGRALLMSFESQAELEPLELVWAKCRGYPSYPALIIDPKMPREGLLHNGVPIPVPPMDVLKLGEQRQTEAGEKLFLVLFFDNKRTWQWLPRDKVYPLGVDDTVDKLKMMEGRKTNIRKSVQVAYDRAMIHMSRVRGDHPFLTASYL; from the exons ATGAGGAAGCCTCGGAGGAGGTCCCAGCAGAACTGGGAGGGGAGACGTTCCCCCTCTCCCTACAGCCTCAAGTGCTCTCCCAGCCGGGAGACGCTGACGTACGCCCAGGCCCAGCGCATCGTGGAGGTTGATATCGACGGGCGGCTGCACCGCATCAGCATCTACGACCCCTTGAAGATCATCACGGAGGACGAGCTGACTGCCCAGGACATCACAGAGTGCAACAGCAACAAGGAAAACAGTGAGCAGCCCCTTTTCCCTTCCAAATCCAAGAAAACACCTTCCAAAGGCAAGAAGAAGGAATCCTGCTCCAAACACGCGCCAGGGACATCTTTACACTTACCCCAACCCAACTTCCGCGTGGTGGATTCCTTCAGCCAGCCGGAtgctccccctctccccgcCGCCTACTACCGCTACATCGAGAAGCCTCCCGAGGACCTGGATGTGGAGGTGGAGTATGACATGGATGAGGAGGATCTGGCCTGGCTGGAAATGGTCAATGAGAAGAGAAGGGACGACGGTTACGGGACGGTTTCTGCTGACACTTTTGAGCTGCTGGTGGATCGATTGGAAAAGGAATCGTACCTGGAGAGCCGGAACAACGGGGCTCAGCAGTCCCTCATCGATGAGGACGCCTTCTGCTGCGTCTGCATGGACGACGAGTGTCACAACAGCAATGTCATCCTGTTCTGTGACATCTGCAACCTGGCTGTGCACCAGGAGTGTTACGGTGTGCCCTACATCCCCGAGGGCCAGTGGCTCTGCCGCTGCTGCTTGCAGTCCCCTTCTCGCCCTGTGGATTGTGTCCTTTGCCCTAACAAAGGTGGAGCCTTCAAACAGACCAGCGATGGCCGCTGGGCTCACGTGGTCTGTGCCATCTGGATCCCAGAGGTCTGCTTTGCAAACACTGTGTTCCTGGAGCCCATTGAAGGGATAAACAACATCCCCCCGGCTCGGTGGAAGCTCACGTGCTATATCTGCAAGAAGAAAGGCATGGGAGCTGCCATCCAGTGCCACAAGGTAAACTGTTACACTGCCTTCCACGTCACCTGTGCCCAGCGGGCTGGGCTCTTCATGAAGATCGAACCCATGAGGGAGACCAGCATCAACGGCACGACGTTCACCGTGCGCAAGACTGCCTACTGCGAGAGCCATTCCCCGCCCGGCACGgtgaggaaaggggctgcagctgctgggggtgagAGGCACGAGCACACCgtgaaggaggagggagaggaggaagccaATTCTGGCCCTCCCAAAGGATCTCTGAAAAAGAACCAAGTGAAATTGAAGCAAAAGATCAAAAAGGAGCCTGGTGATGTGACCAATGGGCATTCGTCTGCACCCATGGTGACCGTCACACAGATCCCCTCCTACAG GCTGAACAAAATCTGCAGTGGCCTGTCCCTTCAGAGGAAGAACCAGTTCATGCAGAGGCTCCACAACTACTGGCTGCTGAAGCGGCAGGCGAGGAACGGGGTGCCCCTGATCCGGCGCCTGCACTCGCACCTCCAGTCCCAGAGGAGTGCAGAGCAG AAGGAGCAGGATGAGAAGACCAGTGCAGTGAAGGAAGAGCTGaagtattggcagaagctgcggCACGACCTGGAGCGCGCGCGGCTGCTCATCGAGCTCATCCGGAAGCGGGAGAAACTCAAACGGGAGCAG GTGAAGGTTCAGCAGGCTGCTCTGGAGCTCCAGCTCACCCCTTTCAATGTCTTGCTGCGCACAACGCTGGACCTGCTGCAGGAGAAGGATGCAGCTCAGATCTTTGCAGAGCCCGTTAACCTGAATGAG GTTCCAGATTACCTGGAATTCATTTCCAACCCAATGGATTTTTCCACCATGAGGCGGAAGCTGGAGTCCCACCTGTACCGAACGTTGGATGAGTTTGAGGAAGACTTTAACCTTATAGTTACCAACTGCATGAGGTATAATGCTAAAGACACGATTTTCCACCGAGCAGCTGCCCGGCTCCGGGACCTCGGGGGAGCGATTTTGCGTCACGCGCGGCGTCAGGCTGAAAGCATCGGCTTTGACACTGCTGTGGGGATTCACCTGCCTGAGTCACCCAAAACCCAGGACTTTTACCGCTTTTCTTGGGAGGATG TGGATAACATCCTCCTCCCAGAGAACCGGGCCCACCTCTCCTTGGAGGcccagctgaaggagctgctggagaagctggaCATGGTGAGCTCCATGAGGTCCAGCGGCGCCCGGACGCGCCGCATCCGCCTCCTGAGACGGGAGATCAACTCCGTGCGGCAGAAgctgtcccagcagcagagcaagaCCCTGCCCAAcggggagcctgtgccaggggaagagGGGCTGGATAAAACGTCAAGGGAAGGCGATGAGGAAGGGGAGAAAG CAGATGATGCCAAGTCCCGGCACCCTCCAACCCTGGAGCCCACAGGACCCGCCCCCTCCCTGTCAGACCTGGACTCTCTGCAGGACCCTCCAACGCTCAGACCCATCAGTGACAGCAAGTCCTTGAACCAGCTGCAGAAGAGGGTGATGTCAGACAGGGAGCTGTTTGAGAAGAAGGCCCTGCAGCGGGAGAGCGAAGCCTTCCAGCGCCTGCTGAGCGACAACGGCCTCAACGGCCTGGCCCTGCCGCCCACGGAGCCCCCCGCCAGCCCCCCGCTCAGCGGCGTGGGCCGACGGACCTCTGTGCTCTTTAGAAAGGCCAAGAATGGGGTGAAGCTGCAAAGAGGCCTGGAGTGCTCCCTGGAGAACGGGGAGGAGCATGGGCAGAGAGGGCAGCGATCCCCCTCCCGCCCTGACGGGGAGCGACAAGGTCGGAAGCGGCcgcagagcaggagctgcaacGAGAGCGATGGAGAGAGGTCACCCAGGCAGGCAGGACAGAAAG caggaGTGACTAATGGCTTCACAAAGCACACAGAAAGTGGCTCTGACTCCGAGTGCAGCTCTGGCCTGGGTGCTGGCCTGGGGTTTGAAGCCTGCAG TGGGTTGATGCCTCCCAAGCGAAGCCGAGGGAAACCAGCTCTTTCCCGGGTGCCCTTCTTGGAAGGTGTGAATGGAGACTCTGATTACAGCAGCTCAG GCAGAGCTCTCCTGATGTCCTTTGAGAGTCAGGCTGAGCTGGAGCCCTTGGAGCTCGTGTGGGCCAAGTGCCGTGGCTATCCCTCCTACCCTGCCTTG ATCATCGATCCAAAGATGCCACGTGAGGGTTTGCTCCAcaatggagtccccatcccagTGCCACCCATGGATGTGTTGAAACTGGGGGAGCAGAGGCAGACAGAGGCAGGAGAAAAGCTCTTCCTTGTCCTTTTCTTTGACAACAAGAGAACCTG GCAGTGGCTTCCACGTGACAAGGTCTATCCCCTGGGTGTGGATGACACAGTGGACAAGCTGAAGATGATGGAAGGACGAAAAACCAACATCCGCAAGTCGGTGCAGGTGGCGTACGACCGCGCCATGATCCACATGAGCCGGGTCAGGGGGGATCACCCCTTCCTCACGGCCTCCTACCTGTAA